A single genomic interval of Legionella israelensis harbors:
- a CDS encoding MFS transporter — protein MIKQKTILPVLNWAIATSFVLFQFFLQATAGLMAASWKMDFNLTSTQVGSLSAAFFITYVLMQIPVGLAYDRLGARKVLITASMILAAGIFLLAYSQVYWQAFVSRLLMGMGSGFGFVGMLYVTATWFSGRQFALFVGLAETLAMMGVTLGEIGMAWVITHYGWRLTLMIVGFMVLLITLLVALFIHDQADYLSQEEEYQRGSLPTILGQVLLNQQVWIAGFYGFAMVSIINVFATLWGVSFIEHQYHPISLHTVGSLISMIFLGIGIGGPFLAWLVRYYEDKRRLFLGFFALATTLLLMIVVYIPHLSLWALYFLLLLLGFFSSGYIQVFAVVKDAVKVSHRGTALSTSNMILMSSALLLQPLIGKMLFLGFSYPQALSLLIIVLGVAVVLSFYLDRKKRLNNVQDYVEQNLIFQKK, from the coding sequence GTTGTTTCAGTTTTTTCTGCAGGCCACTGCTGGTTTAATGGCAGCATCATGGAAAATGGATTTCAATTTGACCTCGACACAGGTGGGTTCGCTTTCTGCCGCCTTTTTTATAACCTATGTGTTGATGCAGATTCCTGTAGGATTAGCCTATGATCGTCTGGGTGCTCGTAAGGTGCTTATCACAGCTTCAATGATACTAGCCGCCGGTATTTTTCTGTTAGCATACAGCCAGGTTTATTGGCAGGCTTTTGTTTCTCGTCTGCTGATGGGCATGGGTAGCGGATTTGGCTTTGTCGGAATGCTCTATGTGACGGCAACCTGGTTTTCAGGTCGTCAATTTGCTTTATTTGTCGGGTTAGCTGAAACACTGGCTATGATGGGTGTGACTCTAGGTGAAATAGGAATGGCCTGGGTCATTACTCATTATGGATGGCGATTAACCTTGATGATTGTAGGTTTTATGGTTTTACTGATCACCCTTTTGGTGGCTTTGTTCATTCATGATCAGGCTGATTATTTAAGCCAGGAAGAAGAGTATCAACGCGGTTCTTTGCCTACCATCTTAGGACAAGTTCTTTTGAATCAACAGGTCTGGATAGCTGGTTTCTATGGCTTTGCCATGGTGTCCATTATTAACGTTTTTGCTACATTGTGGGGTGTTTCTTTTATTGAGCATCAATATCATCCCATCTCTTTACATACGGTAGGTTCGCTTATATCAATGATTTTTCTGGGCATAGGCATAGGCGGTCCTTTTCTTGCTTGGCTTGTGCGTTATTACGAGGATAAAAGACGCCTTTTCTTAGGCTTTTTTGCTCTTGCGACGACATTGCTGCTGATGATTGTGGTTTATATTCCACATTTGTCCTTATGGGCGCTATATTTTTTGTTACTTTTGTTAGGTTTTTTTTCATCGGGATATATACAAGTATTTGCTGTTGTCAAAGATGCCGTGAAGGTAAGCCATCGCGGCACTGCGCTTTCAACTTCAAACATGATCCTTATGAGCAGCGCCCTGCTTTTGCAGCCGCTTATCGGGAAAATGCTCTTTTTAGGTTTTAGCTATCCCCAGGCTCTTTCACTGTTGATTATTGTTTTAGGTGTAGCTGTTGTTCTTTCTTTTTATCTTGATCGGAAGAAAAGATTAAACAATGTACAGGATTATGTAGAGCAGAATTTAATTTTTCAAAAAAAGTAA